Part of the Paenibacillus guangzhouensis genome is shown below.
CGGGTTGTGGGCAGCGCACAGCATGGGGGAATCAGCCCTGCGAACGCCATCCAGCGCGATAACGGAATCGGCTGCAGCCGCGGTCAGTCAGTCCGCGAAGCGCAAGCAACACCGTATGAATCAAGCCGTTCCTAGAACGCACTGGCTTCACCAACTGCACGAGACACTTGAACATGCTGCGATCGAACTATTCGATGTGGGCAAATTCCTCGTCTTGGGCGCGACGATTACTGCGCTGCTGCAGACCGTCGTGAGCCGACAATGGATGCTTTCGCTCGGTGAAGGGGAGGGGGCCGCTCATTTGTTCATGATGGCACTGTCCTATATTTTATCGATCTGCTCTACAGCGGATGCGTTCGTCGCCGTAACGTTTAGTCCGGATTTCAGCTTTGGCTCGCTGCTTGCCTTTCTCGTATTCGGCGCGATGTTCGATATAAAGAGTACGCTGATGCTGCTGAAAGTCTTCCGTGCGAAGACTGTATTCACGGTCATGGCGATGGCTGCAGTCGTTATTCTCGTCGGTTCGATCCTAGTGGATCAGTTGTATTACTAATAAATGATGAAGAGGAGGAGGGCCTCTTATGAGCACATGGTCTATGTTCACACACCGCTTGATTCGTGCGATCGTCTTGTCTGCATTCGTACTATTTATCGTACAGGCGCTTCGGACAGATGCATTGATCTATTTTGTCGCGCCGAGAATGATG
Proteins encoded:
- a CDS encoding permease, whose translation is MIGFLNDFRTMVIGILLESFPFVLIGVILSALLQTFVSDQTLQRFIPKRTVTGILFGCLLGIVFPLCECGLIPVVHRLIRKGMPPYIGIVFMMAGPVINPVVYASTYVAFQSHPEVPLFRILLAFAAAAVIGLWAAHSMGESALRTPSSAITESAAAAVSQSAKRKQHRMNQAVPRTHWLHQLHETLEHAAIELFDVGKFLVLGATITALLQTVVSRQWMLSLGEGEGAAHLFMMALSYILSICSTADAFVAVTFSPDFSFGSLLAFLVFGAMFDIKSTLMLLKVFRAKTVFTVMAMAAVVILVGSILVDQLYY